The following proteins come from a genomic window of Chryseobacterium glaciei:
- a CDS encoding recombinase, giving the protein MKFFNSSTNFESVLKKYFSFKNETLSLEPFAEFLESIKKTDFTDVLNFFRNNPNFAENFKHYIHNIFAGRPFNLSLTEANILSENAFFPELKKRILNKILPPVENEKTVWFMVDNISLRPKADLKYLHNLPENEINELLKIFGAADFITKSKVKKEMIFAMSILSWRATGMAMEVEVVRMAPQYRNFDNPFLALQNELEGLAEDLDKNPDLQLHSKDSRYKQIKIYTEQCLEFVNIAFKNSSKYGISGKINQSLLKIRQQMQRVYDIVNLLVIDTEEDILIKSKQLIFNILSYKSHKNNISELINDSTRLISHLITNHTAETGAHYITSTRKEYMKMFYKASGGGIIVGALCVLKMLYGYIPGSDFSHAFLYSMNYAMGFVMIYLMGFTLATKQPAMTAATMTKVLSEEGNTKNDRTEFAHLVSKLFRSQFIAFVGNVLLSFPIALAIIYGLDVFFSQNLAVDRSDKLLKDLDPFHSKAILHASIAGFYLFISGIISGNIGNNSVFFQIPERIAKNLSIRRLFGAKFAKGLSKYYAKNWPGIVSNFWFGVFLGATAPVGLFFGLDLDIRHITFAAGNFAIGLYGKDFSVDSYTFWISFVTVFLIGFFNFLVSFSLSMFLAFRSRKLNFGQVSEIYKEIFRYFFKNPLKFFLPISSGLDKRADDMMSNTMSTKSEDH; this is encoded by the coding sequence ATGAAGTTCTTCAATTCCAGTACAAATTTTGAATCTGTTCTTAAAAAATATTTTTCTTTTAAGAATGAAACCCTCTCTTTAGAGCCTTTTGCAGAGTTTCTAGAGAGTATAAAAAAAACAGATTTTACGGATGTTCTTAATTTTTTTAGAAACAATCCGAATTTTGCTGAAAATTTTAAACATTACATTCATAATATTTTCGCCGGAAGACCATTCAATCTGTCTTTAACAGAAGCTAATATTTTGTCTGAAAATGCTTTCTTTCCTGAGCTTAAAAAAAGGATTCTTAATAAAATATTACCACCTGTAGAAAACGAAAAAACCGTTTGGTTTATGGTGGATAATATCAGTTTGAGACCTAAAGCTGATCTAAAATATCTTCACAATCTTCCCGAAAACGAGATCAACGAATTACTTAAAATTTTTGGCGCTGCAGATTTTATCACAAAATCAAAAGTAAAAAAAGAAATGATCTTCGCAATGAGTATCCTTTCGTGGCGTGCTACAGGAATGGCGATGGAAGTGGAAGTGGTAAGAATGGCCCCGCAATACCGAAATTTCGACAATCCGTTTTTGGCTTTACAAAATGAATTGGAAGGTCTTGCCGAAGATTTGGACAAAAATCCGGATCTTCAGTTACACTCAAAAGACAGCAGATATAAGCAGATTAAAATTTATACCGAACAATGTTTGGAATTTGTAAATATTGCCTTTAAAAACTCTTCTAAATACGGTATTTCAGGAAAGATCAATCAATCTCTTTTGAAGATTCGTCAGCAAATGCAGAGAGTTTATGATATTGTAAATTTGTTGGTGATTGATACTGAAGAGGATATTTTAATTAAATCTAAACAGTTGATTTTTAATATATTAAGTTATAAGTCTCATAAAAATAATATTTCGGAACTTATTAATGACAGTACGAGATTAATTTCCCACCTTATTACGAATCATACCGCAGAAACAGGTGCACATTACATTACATCTACCCGAAAAGAGTATATGAAAATGTTCTACAAAGCCAGTGGAGGTGGGATTATCGTTGGAGCATTATGTGTATTGAAAATGCTTTACGGTTACATTCCGGGAAGTGATTTCTCCCATGCATTTTTATATTCAATGAATTATGCCATGGGGTTTGTCATGATTTATCTGATGGGCTTTACGTTGGCAACAAAACAGCCTGCAATGACAGCTGCGACGATGACCAAAGTTCTTTCCGAGGAAGGAAATACTAAAAATGACAGAACAGAATTTGCTCATTTAGTTTCAAAACTATTTAGAAGTCAGTTTATTGCGTTTGTTGGGAATGTGTTATTATCTTTTCCGATTGCGTTGGCAATTATTTATGGGTTGGATGTATTTTTCTCCCAAAATCTTGCGGTTGACCGATCTGATAAATTATTGAAAGACTTAGATCCGTTTCACTCTAAAGCTATTTTGCATGCAAGTATTGCAGGATTTTACCTTTTCATTTCGGGGATAATTTCGGGAAATATTGGAAATAATTCAGTCTTTTTTCAAATACCGGAAAGAATTGCAAAGAACCTTTCTATCAGAAGACTTTTTGGAGCAAAATTCGCCAAAGGATTATCTAAATACTATGCTAAAAACTGGCCGGGAATCGTTTCTAATTTCTGGTTTGGAGTTTTCCTTGGAGCAACAGCTCCTGTGGGATTGTTCTTCGGATTAGACTTAGATATTCGCCACATTACTTTCGCGGCAGGAAACTTTGCGATCGGACTTTACGGAAAAGATTTTTCGGTAGATTCTTATACTTTCTGGATCTCGTTTGTTACCGTTTTCCTGATTGGATTCTTTAACTTTTTGGTAAGTTTCAGCTTATCAATGTTCTTGGCATTCAGATCAAGAAAACTGAATTTTGGACAGGTAAGTGAAATTTATAAAGAAATATTTAGGTATTTTTTCAAAAATCCATTAAAGTTTTTCCTTCCAATAAGCTCTGGATTGGATAAAAGAGCTGATGATATGATGAGTA